From a single Capsicum annuum cultivar UCD-10X-F1 unplaced genomic scaffold, UCD10Xv1.1 ctg14274, whole genome shotgun sequence genomic region:
- the LOC107842102 gene encoding WAT1-related protein At1g09380, with the protein MATSCLPTFFMIGIQLGYAGMNLLSKAAMNNGMSPYVHVAYRQTTAALLMCPIAYLTERKTRPNMTLPIFFKIFLCSILGGSINQITYVVGLKHCNTTVASALTNLTPAFTFILAVLTRHEIVSFRRAGIAKILGTLLSIGGAMMLSVYHGPIVPIGQPKIHWTFLEGITVNKSSTGQHNYLGPLLVVTSALSWSIWSIVQTKVNLEYAATYSSTALMCLMSSGICLVIGFIIDHNKSDWSLTSSGIRPISSVYSGVFCSALSYFVMSWCIERNGAFFVSIFNPLPIIIVAICSWLLLGEKIFTGTVLGSSLIILGLFTVLWGNWFESKQEKVSPVEHLESRQEDLTKVSPV; encoded by the coding sequence TATGCAGGTATGAACCTTCTGTCCAAAGCAGCAATGAACAATGGTATGAGCCCTTATGTTCATGTGGCGTACCGACAAACAACTGCTGCACTTCTTATGTGCCCAATTGCTTATCtcacagaaagaaaaacaagaccAAACATGACACTACcaatattttttaagattttcctATGTTCTATCCTTGGGGGATCAATAAACCAAATCACTTATGTAGTAGGCCTAAAACATTGTAACACCACTGTGGCCTCAGCTTTAACAAATTTAACTCCTGCCTTCACTTTTATTCTTGCTGTCCTCACTCGACATGAAATAGTGAGCTTTAGGAGGGCTGGAATTGCAAAAATACTCGGTACGTTACTGAGCATCGGAGGTGCAATGATGTTATCAGTTTACCATGGTCCGATAGTGCCCATTGGCCAACCGAAGATTCACTGGACATTTCTAGAGGGCATTACAGTCAACAAAAGCAGTACAGGACAACATAATTACTTGGGTCCTCTGCTTGTCGTGACCAGTGCTCTATCCTGGTCTATCTGGTCAATAGTCCAAACAAAAGTAAACCTTGAGTATGCAGCCACATATTCAAGCACAGCTTTGATGTGCTTGATGTCCAGCGGCATATGTTTGGTAATTGGCTTTATCATTGACCACAACAAGTCTGACTGGTCATTGACAAGCAGCGGCATTAGACCTATCTCCTCAGTTTATTCAGGCGTTTTCTGCTCAGCCCTATCATATTTTGTGATGAGCTGGTGCATTGAGAGGAACGGAGCATTTTTTGTGTCCATCTTCAATCCGTTACCAATCATCATTGTTGCCATATGCAGTTGGCTACTACTTGGAGAAAAGATATTCACAGGAACAGTCCTAGGATCAAGCCTAATTATTTTGGGACTGTTTACAGTGTTATGGGGTAATTGGTTCGAGTCCAAGCAAGAAAAGGTATCGCCAGTGGAACATTTGGAGTCTAGGCAAGAAGATTTGACTAAGGTGTCACCAGTTTAG